GAGTGTTTCCTGACCCAGGTGATATCCGTTCAATTTTCCCATCTCGCATTGAAATAATTTGGTCCGCGTGAAGGGAAGCCTCCCTGCTGTGGGTCGCCATGAGGAGTGTACAGCCCAGGTCATCCACTGCTTGGCGAAAAAGACGGAGGATTTCCGCCCCGATTATTGAATCTAGGTTGCCGGTGGGTTCATCTGCCAGAAGAAGAAGGGGTTTGGGAGCAAGGGCCCGGGCCAAAGCCGTTCTTTGCATTTCTCCTCCCGAAAGTTCTGAGGGTCGGTGATGAAGACGTGAAGAAAGACCCACTCTGGCAAGGGCTTCCTCTGCACGGTGTTGAACTTCAGAATGTGAGAGGCCTTGAAGAGAAAGTGGAAGAGAAACATTTTCAACAGCGGTTAGTGTGGGAAGAAGATGGAAGAACTGAAAAACAATTCCGATTTTTTTCCGTCTTAAAAAGGTCCAGTCATCATCCGTGAAATGCCCGGTAGATTTCTGATCGATCAGAATTTCCCCTGAGGTGGGAAAGTCCAGGCCTCCCAAAAGGTTGATGAGGGTGCTTTTCCCGCACCCGCTGGGGCCCATCAAAGAGATAAATCGACCTTTATCCAGTGAAAGGGAAATTCCTTTTAGCGCTTCTACCGGCTTTAGGTTTTGCTGGTAAACCTTCGTGACGTTTTTAATTTCGACCATGAGCGTCGTGTGCGAGAAGGTGAAGGGCCACCTCATCGGCCAGATGAACCCCCCTTTGGGTTAATCGAAAGGTTTTTTCCGTTTCAGGATGAAGAGGAGAGGATAAAAAAATTAAGCCATCCTTTTGAAGTTTTTCAACACACTTTCTAATGGAAAGGGGTGTAGAAAAGGAGAATCTCCTCTCAAGTTGGGGGAGGGATATTCCCTGATACTGCCTTAATCCGAAAACCATGGCTTCTAAAAAACGTCTCTCCGTTGATAAGGTTTCCCTTTCAATGACGGCATGCCCTTTTTCAGTAATGGCCTGTTCATAGGCTTCAGGCGTTTTTACATTTGAAAAACGGTGCTCCCCCAGGGAAGAGTGGGCGCTGCAGCCTATTCCAAGATAATCCCCCCGGCGCCAATAGAGGCGGTTGTGGGTTGATTCATATTTCGGTTGTGAAAAATTGGAGATTTCATAAGGGTAAAACCCATCTTTTGATAATTGTCCACAAGCCCAATCGTACATCTTCATTTGAACTTCCTCTTGCGGGTATCCCGTAATTCCGGACATGATTTCGGTT
The window above is part of the Nitrospiria bacterium genome. Proteins encoded here:
- a CDS encoding ABC transporter ATP-binding protein, producing MRWPFTFSHTTLMVEIKNVTKVYQQNLKPVEALKGISLSLDKGRFISLMGPSGCGKSTLINLLGGLDFPTSGEILIDQKSTGHFTDDDWTFLRRKKIGIVFQFFHLLPTLTAVENVSLPLSLQGLSHSEVQHRAEEALARVGLSSRLHHRPSELSGGEMQRTALARALAPKPLLLLADEPTGNLDSIIGAEILRLFRQAVDDLGCTLLMATHSREASLHADQIISMRDGKIERISPGSGNTLQGD